From the genome of Halomonas sp. I5-271120, one region includes:
- the prlC gene encoding oligopeptidase A, with product MSRNPQARHPLLDSHALPPFAEIEPDQVVPAIEELLADNRAAIETLVADAERETPTWERLAAPLEALNDRLSQAWSPISHLNGTMNSPALREAYQACLGMLSEYSTWLGQHSGLFRAFQALRQSSAFSRLDESQQRSIDNTLRDFRLAGVDLPEAQKRRYGEIQARLSELANTFSNQLLDATQAWHKDIAEQDVTEADALAGLPQSALDTLKANAEAKGVEGYRITLDFPSFFPVMTYAEDRALREEVYTAFVTRASDVGPNAGEFDNAPAMEETLALRRELAELLGFATYADYSLATKMADGPGQVIGFLEDLATRAVPQAREEYAELEAFARESLAMTELAPWDVGYASEKLREARYAISDEQLRPYFPAPQVVEGLFKVVERLYGVRFEEDEEAPRYHPDVRYFRILEDDAPIAGFYLDLYAREGKRGGAWMDECRVRRQTERGVQLPVAYLTCNFTRPVGDKPALLTHDEVTTLFHEFGHGLHHMLTRQTVADISGINGVAWDAVELPSQFMENFCWEREGLDLIAGHVDTGEPLPEVLFDKLIAAKNFQSAMGMIRQIEFSLFDFRLHHELASPSAGDVQALLDEVRDAIAVVPRASFNRFQNSFGHIFAGGYAAGYYSYKWAEVLSADAWSAFEEAGIFDPATGRRFRTEILERGGSRDAAVLFESFRGREPSIEPLLRHSGIRAA from the coding sequence ATGTCCCGCAACCCGCAGGCCCGCCACCCGCTGCTCGATTCACATGCCCTGCCGCCGTTTGCCGAGATCGAGCCCGACCAGGTGGTACCGGCCATCGAGGAGCTGCTCGCCGACAACCGCGCCGCCATTGAGACCCTGGTGGCCGATGCCGAGCGCGAGACGCCGACCTGGGAGAGACTCGCCGCACCGCTCGAGGCCCTCAACGACCGTCTTTCCCAGGCCTGGTCGCCGATCTCGCACCTGAACGGCACCATGAACTCGCCGGCCCTGCGCGAGGCCTATCAGGCTTGCCTCGGCATGCTGTCCGAATACAGCACCTGGCTCGGCCAGCACTCGGGCCTGTTCCGCGCCTTCCAGGCGCTCAGGCAGTCATCGGCGTTCAGCCGCCTCGACGAGTCGCAGCAGCGCAGCATCGACAACACCCTGCGCGATTTCCGCCTGGCCGGTGTCGATCTGCCCGAGGCGCAGAAGCGCCGCTATGGCGAGATTCAGGCGCGGCTTTCCGAGTTGGCCAACACCTTCTCGAACCAGCTGCTGGATGCCACCCAGGCCTGGCACAAGGACATTGCAGAGCAGGACGTCACCGAGGCTGACGCCCTGGCCGGCCTGCCCCAGAGCGCTTTGGATACCCTCAAGGCCAACGCCGAGGCCAAGGGCGTCGAGGGCTATCGCATCACCCTGGACTTCCCGAGCTTCTTCCCGGTGATGACTTACGCCGAGGACCGCGCCCTGCGCGAGGAGGTCTACACTGCCTTCGTCACCCGTGCTTCCGACGTGGGCCCCAATGCCGGCGAATTCGACAACGCCCCGGCGATGGAAGAGACCCTGGCCCTGCGCCGCGAGCTGGCCGAGCTATTGGGCTTCGCGACCTATGCCGACTACTCGCTGGCTACCAAGATGGCCGATGGCCCCGGTCAGGTGATCGGCTTCCTCGAGGACCTGGCCACTCGCGCGGTGCCCCAGGCCCGCGAGGAGTATGCCGAGCTCGAGGCCTTCGCCCGCGAGTCGCTTGCCATGACCGAGCTGGCGCCCTGGGACGTGGGCTATGCCAGCGAGAAGCTGCGCGAGGCTCGCTACGCGATCTCCGACGAGCAGCTGCGCCCCTACTTCCCGGCTCCCCAAGTGGTCGAAGGCCTGTTCAAGGTGGTCGAGCGGCTCTACGGCGTGCGCTTCGAGGAAGATGAAGAGGCACCGCGTTACCATCCGGACGTGCGCTACTTCCGTATTCTCGAGGACGATGCGCCAATCGCCGGCTTCTATCTGGACCTCTATGCCCGTGAAGGCAAACGCGGCGGCGCCTGGATGGACGAGTGCCGGGTACGGCGCCAGACCGAGCGCGGTGTGCAGTTGCCGGTGGCCTACCTGACCTGCAACTTCACCCGCCCGGTGGGCGACAAGCCCGCGTTGCTGACCCACGACGAGGTCACCACCCTGTTCCACGAATTCGGCCACGGCCTGCACCACATGCTGACCCGCCAGACCGTTGCCGATATCTCCGGCATTAACGGCGTGGCCTGGGACGCGGTGGAGCTGCCCAGTCAGTTCATGGAGAACTTCTGCTGGGAGCGCGAGGGGCTCGATCTGATCGCCGGCCACGTGGATACCGGCGAGCCGTTGCCCGAGGTGCTGTTCGACAAGCTCATCGCCGCCAAGAATTTCCAGTCGGCGATGGGCATGATCCGCCAGATCGAATTCTCGCTGTTCGACTTCCGCCTTCACCATGAACTCGCCTCGCCCAGCGCCGGCGACGTTCAGGCGTTGCTCGACGAGGTGCGCGACGCCATCGCGGTAGTGCCAAGAGCCTCCTTCAACCGCTTTCAGAACAGCTTCGGCCACATCTTCGCCGGCGGCTATGCGGCAGGCTACTACAGTTACAAGTGGGCCGAGGTGCTGTCCGCCGATGCCTGGAGCGCCTTCGAGGAAGCCGGTATCTTCGACCCGGCCACCGGTCGGCGCTTTCGCACCGAGATTCTCGAGCGCGGCGGCTCCCGGGATGCTGCGGTGCTGTTCGAATCCTTCCGCGGCCGCGAGCCAAGCATCGAGCCATTGCTTCGCCATAGCGGCATCCGCGCGGCCTGA
- a CDS encoding Na/Pi cotransporter family protein — protein MSLGLRLHPPRRVLELLGLVATAALLMARLDLATLAAGLGLFLWGMTHLEEAIKRLSGGTLDRWLAEATASTPRAIAMGTLSTALVQSSSLVTLLAMSFVGAGLIALPGAIALLFGANLGTTTGAWLIAAFGLKLSLSHYAMPLLALGLLGSRLLKGSMAGLAGLSLGVGLLFLGIDFMKLGFESVQSGLSLDGLSGARFWHWPLLVLFGVAATVVMQSSHATLLIILAALASGQLPYLPALAIAIGANIGTTVTALIAGLGAGAAGRRLAGAHLIFNLITACVALALLLPLAWLVDQLALLIGMEATAWPLKLALFHTLFNGLGILLMLPFIPRLARLLERLIPEPTHLPPAEARYLDDTALTHADTALAALEQESRRLERRAYHVLCEAILVPSAEVLGHPPAQEVVQAPIAADDWPAVNTRYHERLKPLLAELLNFYARIDVPLTEDQQARLEALYGRSVRMVEAVRFGEVLQRSLLRHAAVASPLREAHDALRQAVAEGLNRLANDPDARDIEAPLEEVRQHWQHELADRLRSHRLDAWLASSLLNDLHQASRLLAALVPSPSNIPPERPTTA, from the coding sequence ATGAGTCTGGGCCTTCGCCTGCACCCGCCTCGCCGGGTGCTGGAGTTGCTCGGCCTCGTGGCGACCGCCGCGCTGCTGATGGCACGCCTCGACCTCGCCACCCTGGCGGCTGGTCTGGGGCTCTTCCTGTGGGGCATGACGCACCTGGAAGAGGCCATCAAGCGGCTCTCTGGCGGCACCCTGGACCGCTGGCTGGCAGAGGCCACTGCCAGCACGCCCCGAGCCATCGCGATGGGCACCCTGTCCACCGCGCTGGTGCAATCAAGTTCGCTGGTGACCCTGCTGGCGATGTCCTTCGTTGGCGCCGGCCTGATCGCCCTACCCGGCGCCATCGCCCTGCTGTTCGGCGCCAACCTGGGCACCACTACCGGCGCCTGGCTGATCGCCGCCTTCGGCCTCAAGCTAAGCCTCTCCCACTACGCCATGCCGCTGCTGGCCCTCGGCCTGCTCGGCAGCCGGCTGCTCAAGGGCAGCATGGCCGGTCTCGCCGGGCTTTCCCTGGGCGTGGGCCTTTTGTTCCTCGGCATCGACTTCATGAAGCTCGGCTTCGAGTCCGTTCAGAGCGGCCTGTCGCTGGACGGCCTGTCAGGTGCGCGTTTCTGGCACTGGCCACTGCTCGTGCTGTTCGGGGTGGCGGCCACAGTGGTGATGCAGTCGAGCCACGCCACCCTGCTGATCATCCTCGCCGCCCTGGCGTCCGGCCAACTCCCCTATCTGCCGGCGCTGGCCATTGCCATCGGCGCCAACATCGGCACCACGGTGACGGCGCTGATCGCCGGCCTCGGAGCAGGGGCCGCCGGGAGGCGGCTGGCCGGCGCTCATCTGATCTTCAACCTGATCACTGCCTGCGTGGCCCTGGCGCTACTGCTACCGCTGGCCTGGCTGGTCGACCAGCTAGCGCTGTTGATTGGCATGGAAGCGACCGCCTGGCCGCTCAAGCTGGCGCTTTTCCACACCCTGTTCAACGGCCTCGGCATCCTGCTGATGCTGCCGTTCATTCCGCGCCTGGCGCGCCTGCTGGAGCGCCTCATCCCCGAACCCACCCACCTGCCGCCGGCCGAGGCCCGCTACCTGGATGACACGGCGCTGACCCACGCCGATACGGCGCTGGCGGCACTTGAGCAGGAGAGCCGACGCCTCGAGCGTCGCGCCTACCATGTGCTGTGTGAGGCCATTCTGGTCCCAAGCGCCGAGGTCCTCGGCCATCCGCCGGCCCAGGAAGTGGTGCAGGCCCCCATCGCCGCCGATGACTGGCCGGCGGTCAATACCCGCTATCACGAGCGACTCAAACCGCTGCTGGCGGAGCTTCTGAACTTCTATGCCCGCATCGACGTGCCCCTCACCGAGGACCAGCAGGCCCGGCTCGAGGCACTCTATGGGCGCAGCGTACGCATGGTTGAGGCAGTGCGCTTTGGTGAGGTACTGCAACGCAGCCTGCTGCGCCACGCCGCCGTCGCCAGCCCACTGCGTGAGGCCCACGACGCTCTCCGTCAGGCGGTCGCCGAGGGGCTCAACAGACTCGCCAACGACCCCGACGCCCGGGACATAGAGGCACCCTTGGAGGAAGTGCGCCAGCATTGGCAGCACGAACTCGCCGACCGCCTGCGAAGCCATCGGCTGGATGCCTGGCTCGCCTCCTCGCTGCTCAACGACCTGCATCAGGCCAGCCGTCTGCTGGCAGCACTGGTACCGTCACCCTCGAACATCCCGCCTGAGCGGCCCACCACCGCCTAA
- a CDS encoding YheV family putative zinc ribbon protein — protein sequence MPVTKRFIAGVICPRCAAMDRVRSWEQHGIRYRDCVSCDFFEQLPIEDESLPEMETRVNRVREEQERQDVQAVKILDPKG from the coding sequence ATGCCCGTCACCAAACGCTTTATCGCCGGCGTCATCTGCCCCCGCTGCGCCGCCATGGACCGGGTGCGCAGCTGGGAGCAGCACGGCATTCGCTACCGTGACTGCGTGAGCTGCGACTTCTTCGAACAGCTGCCCATCGAGGACGAGTCGCTCCCCGAGATGGAGACGCGGGTCAACCGGGTCCGCGAGGAGCAGGAGCGCCAGGACGTGCAGGCGGTCAAGATCCTCGACCCCAAGGGCTGA